A single window of Gossypium arboreum isolate Shixiya-1 chromosome 13, ASM2569848v2, whole genome shotgun sequence DNA harbors:
- the LOC128286966 gene encoding uncharacterized protein LOC128286966 isoform X2 translates to MLFQNRGKSRLLLGKCLSLFFSVRHFPKHGKTPSPLPLPLRLQISAIARYPTPCLKFLKSCGISKNDDEKVWSRTYVRVGVKDVGSTVSGLSQNLSLYVQFLALVKRGSKPSKEEEEKQYYYVNMGYAIRTLREEFLDIFYRELIFYIYR, encoded by the exons ATGCTTTTCCAAAACAGGGGAAAATCACGTCTTCTTTTGGGAAAAtgtctttcactttttttttcggTAAGGCATTTTCCAAAACACGGGAAAACGCCTTCtccccttccccttccccttaGGTTGCAAATCAGTGCCATTGCCAG GTACCCTACCCCCTGCCTTAAATTCCTCAAGAGCTGCGGAATTTCGAAGAATGATGATGAGAAAGTTTGGTCAAGGACCTACGTTAGGGTCGGTGTTAAAGATGTCGGCAGTACGGTTTCGGGTTTGAGCCAAAACTTGAGTTTGTACGTACAATTTTTAGCTCTGGTGAAGCGAGGATCGAAGCCCAGCAAAGAGGAAGAGGAGAAGCAGTATTATTATGTGAATATGGGTTACGCTATTCGAACCTTGAGAGAGGAGTTCCTAGACATCTTCTACAGAGAGCTCATTTTTTACATTTACAG ATGA
- the LOC128286966 gene encoding uncharacterized protein LOC128286966 isoform X1, whose amino-acid sequence MLFQNRGKSRLLLGKCLSLFFSVRHFPKHGKTPSPLPLPLRLQISAIARYPTPCLKFLKSCGISKNDDEKVWSRTYVRVGVKDVGSTVSGLSQNLSLYVQFLALVKRGSKPSKEEEEKQYYYVNMGYAIRTLREEFLDIFYRELIFYIYS is encoded by the exons ATGCTTTTCCAAAACAGGGGAAAATCACGTCTTCTTTTGGGAAAAtgtctttcactttttttttcggTAAGGCATTTTCCAAAACACGGGAAAACGCCTTCtccccttccccttccccttaGGTTGCAAATCAGTGCCATTGCCAG GTACCCTACCCCCTGCCTTAAATTCCTCAAGAGCTGCGGAATTTCGAAGAATGATGATGAGAAAGTTTGGTCAAGGACCTACGTTAGGGTCGGTGTTAAAGATGTCGGCAGTACGGTTTCGGGTTTGAGCCAAAACTTGAGTTTGTACGTACAATTTTTAGCTCTGGTGAAGCGAGGATCGAAGCCCAGCAAAGAGGAAGAGGAGAAGCAGTATTATTATGTGAATATGGGTTACGCTATTCGAACCTTGAGAGAGGAGTTCCTAGACATCTTCTACAGAGAGCTCATTTTTTACATTTACAG TTGA